One segment of Tenrec ecaudatus isolate mTenEca1 chromosome 1, mTenEca1.hap1, whole genome shotgun sequence DNA contains the following:
- the ICAM1 gene encoding intercellular adhesion molecule 1, which yields MAPCGAAFLALLCALLPGSGGAQTFVDPLEAILPQGGSLQVNCSTTCDKPDTLGLETVWNKKEVGYGTHWKAYELSNVLEDSSLICFTNCHAMQSEASTNLTVYRLPERVELLPLPAWQPVGDNLTLRCEVTGGAPRAHLSVLLLRGEQELGRQPALGLGEPARASFTVRPRREDHGANFSCRAQLDLRSRGLALFQNSSTSRQLRTFALPGTRPILTAPRILEVGRESTVTCTLEGVFPVWEAQVYMALGDQILNPVTVPDAAPLSVTASVMADSDEQETQPLTCSVFLGNQSQQTRETVTIYSFPEPNLTLSQVEVSEGTEVNVACEAHAAAVVTLSGVPALTPTQSSDHRAHFRLNASAEDNGRSFICFAALEVAGVALHKNQTQELRVLYGPRIDERDCPSNWTWQEGSEQTLKCQAWGNPRPQVTCRRKGDNFLLPVGDLRPVTRDYAGSYLCRAVSSRGEVTQHVVVTVLYQKYHLVIILTVLTAVIVGTSLTTAYLYNRQRKIRKYRLQKAQEAASMKLNTPATPP from the exons ATGGCTCCCTGCGGCGCCGCCTTCCTGGCCCTGCTCTGCGCTCTGCTCCCAG GGTCTGGAGGTGCCCAAACATTTGTGGATCCTCTGGAGGCCATCCTACCCCAGGGAGGCTCCTTGCAAGTAAATTGTAGCACCACCTGTGACAAGCCTGACACCCTCGGCCTGGAGACCGTGTGGAACAAGAAAGAGGTGGGCTATGGGACCCACTGGAAGGCCTATGAACTGAGCAATGTCTTGGAAGACAGCAGCCTGATATGCTTCACAAACTGCCACGCCATGCAGTCTGAAGCTTCAACCAACCTCACCGTTTACA GGCTCCCGGAGCGCGTGGAGCTGTTGCCTCTGCCCGCCTGGCAGCCGGTCGGAGACAACCTCACCCTGCGCTGCGAGGTGACCGGCGGCGCGCCCCGGGCGCATCTCAGCGTGCTGCTGCTCCGCGGGGAGCAGGAGCTAGGCCGGCAGCCCGCCctgggcctcggggagcccgccCGGGCCTCCTTCACGGTGCGCCCGCGCAGGGAGGACCACGGCGCCAACTTCTCCTGCCGCGCCCAGCTGGACCTGCGCTCCCGAGGCCTGGCTCTCTTCCAGAACAGCTCCACCTCCAGGCAGCTCCGGACCTTCG CCTTACCAGGGACCCGGCCGATCCTCACCGCCCCCCGGATCCTGGAGGTGGGCAGAGAGTCCACCGTGACCTGCACCTTGGAAGGGGTGTTCCCAgtctgggaggcccaggtctacaTGGCACTGGGGGACCAGATACTGAACCCTGTGACTGTGCCCGATGCGGCCCCACTCTCGGTCACAGCCTCAGTCATGGCGGACAGCGATGAGCAGGAGACCCAGCCGCTGACCTGTTCTGTATTCTTGGGCAACCAGAGTCAGCAGACCAGAGAGACAGTGACCATCTACA GCTTCCCGGAGCCCAACCTGACATTGAGTCAGGTAGAGGTCTCCGAAGGGACGGAGGTGAACGTGGCGTGTGAGGCACATGCGGCAGCCGTGGTGACGCTGAGTGGGGTTCCAGCCCTAACCCCAACTCAGTCCTCGGACCACAGGGCCCACTTCCGGCTTAATGCCAGCGCCGAGGACAACGGCCGCAGCTTCATCTGCTTCGCTGCCCTGGAGGTGGCCGGGGTGGCGCTGCACAAGAACCAGACCCAGGAGCTCCGTGTCCTGT ATGGCCCCCGAATCGacgagagggactgtccaagcaACTGGACGTGGCAAGAAGGCTCCGAGCAGACCCTgaagtgccaggcctgggggaacccacgTCCCCAAGTGACCTGTCGCCGAAAAGGGGACAACTTCTTGCTGCCCGTCGGGGACTTGAGGCCTGTCACGAGGGACTATGCAGGCTCCTATCTCTGCCGAGCCGTGAGCAGCCGTGGGGAGGTCACCCAGCATGTGGTAGTAACCGTGCTGT ACCAGAAGTACCACTTGGTTATCATCCTTACAGTATTAACGGCGGTGATCGTGGGCACGTCTCTCACGACTGCCTACCTTTACAACCGTCAGAGAAAGATCAGGAAGTACAGGCTACAGAAGGCCCAGGAAGCAGCCTCCATGAAGCTGAATACACCAGCCACGCCACCCTGA
- the ICAM4 gene encoding intercellular adhesion molecule 4, translating into MRSLLALSLLLLLTAAYLGGGSALGRRAAWTKGPEGSPALPSGTSAQFWVRLSPEVVAVPPGDSVWLNCSSSCPLPEGSGLITRLRQGKTLRGPGWMAYQLLDVRAWSSAVRCFITCEGETRWATARVTAYKRPKSVILEPPVSVGSKYMLRCHVTHVFPVGFLVVMLRQGGRVIYSENLKDFTGPNLANVTLTYELSPGVRHLWQSITCHARLNLSGLVVRSSSAPITLSALAWNTKSTALSLASIAALLGILLIVGATYLHKYLAMRAQM; encoded by the exons ATGAGGTCTCTGCTCGCCCTCTCGCTGTTGCTTTTGCTGACAGCGGCATACTTGGGAGGTGGGAGTGCACTGGGGCGCCGGGCGGCCTGGACGAAAGGCCCCGAGGGCAGCCCTGCCTTGCCCTCAGGGACCTCAGCACAGTTCTGGGTGCGTTTAAGTCCCGAGGTGGTGGCCGTGCCACCTGGGGACTCCGTGTGGCTCAACTGCAGCAGCAGCTGCCCCCTGCCAGAGGGCTCCGGACTCATCACCCGGCTGCGGCAGGGCAAGACACTCCGCGGGCCCGGCTGGATGGCCTACCAGCTGCTGGATGTGAGGGCCTGGAGCTCAGCCGTGCGTTGCTTCATCACCTGTGAAGGGGAAACTCGTTGGGCCACGGCCAGAGTCACCGCCTACA AGCGACCCAAGAGTGTGATCCTGGAGCCTCCTGTGTCAGTGGGCAGCAAGTACATGCTACGCTGCCACGTGACACACGTGTTTCCTGTGGGCTTCCTGGTGGTGATGCTGCGGCAAGGTGGCCGAGTCATCTACTCTGAGAACCTGAAGGACTTCACGGGCCCGAATCTGGCCAATGTGACGCTGACCTATGAGTTGTCCCCAGGGGTCCGCCACCTCTGGCAGTCCATAACTTGCCACGCTCGCCTTAATCTCAGTGGCTTGGTGGTCCGCAGCAGCTCGGCGCCCATCACGCTGAGCGCCCTTG CTTGGAACACCAAGTCCACAGCCTTGTCCTTAGCGTCCATCGCAGCCCTTCTGGGGATCCTACTCATCGTGGGAGCCACCTACCTGCACAAGTACCTGGCAATGCGGGCCCAGATGTAG